A stretch of DNA from Ruminococcus albus 7 = DSM 20455:
AGTTGAATATAGGTGAATTAAAGTGATTATCTAATAATAGTTTAATTCTTGGGTCATTAAAAGCTCTAATAATATCAATCGTTGCGTCAGTGGAGGAATCATCGGATATTATAATTTCATCATTTTCATCTAATTGTTGTAAGATTGAATCAATCTGTTCTTTGATGTATTTTTCACCATTGTATGTTGGAATACATACTGAAACCATTACAGCGCCTCCCATTACTAAAAGCGTTATCACAATCTAAGGTGAGAGTATGACTATATCTTTAAGAATTTTATAGGCATTAATCACAACAGTTTAAGCTTTTTATTATCCTAATCATTTCAGCTTATGCTGAATATAGACTTTTCACAACTGTCTCAATTGCCTTATCGATTACAATAGCAGAAAAATTGTTTTCAAAATAACGCCTAACTTGCCCATTGTTTATAATAGAAAAGTCAATACCACCCATATAATCAGTACCATAGTTCAATCCAATACGCTTATTTTCAACAATATCCCAGATATCACCCTTAATATTATTAATAATAGGGAGTCCTGCTTCAAAATAATCCATGCTTTTCATCGTTAATCCTACAAAAACAGTGTCCTTCATAATATTCAATCCAAAGTGACATCTGTCCATAATCGCCTGTTTTTCCTCTGGATCATATATCTTACCATGATATACTACATTCGCTCCCGCTTGCTTAGCAGTTGAAATCAGTTCATCACGTTTTTCACCATCACCGATAATATGGAGATCAACAGGTTTTTGATGCTTTATCTGTTGAATTATTCTTCCTATAGTCGGAATATCTATTATATTATTTATTGAACCTAAATAACACAAAGATATTCTGTCATCGGGCGGATTTGGATTTCCAATATAAGGCTTTATTTCTCTTGCAAGATATACTGTTGTCATCTTACTTTTCGGTACAAACTCAATTAGTTTTGTTTGAAACAAATCGCACTCTGTCACAACATGATCAGCACAATTAATCCATTTATCACGTAGATTTGCCCACATTGGAATAACTGGCAAGCTCTTTATTTTTTCAATTGGCATTGTTTCAGGCCACATATCAATGATATCAAATATCAGTTTCACAGTCGGATGGCTCTTTTTGAAAAGAGCAGCTTGTCGTACCAGTGAATTGGGCGGAACAAGAACCCAGAGTAAATCCACTTTTTGATGCTCTAATCGTTCAAAAACATCTTTAGCAAATTTTGCATGAGACAGCATCCGGCTTGGTGATATGTTTTTATAATACGGTCTCGCATGAATATATAGGAAATTCTTCTTTATGTCTTTTCGAACGGATTTCTCAATATGTCGGAAATCAGAAGTATATACCCTTACCTTATTTCCTTGTTTACTAAAGAAATCATATAATAAGTCAACCCTATGCTCATATGTATCAAAGCAGTTAACAATAGCTACATTCATGCAAAATCATTCTCCGTCTTCTCAATAGATTCCTTCAGTCCATTCACTCTGTAATCAATGCCATCATAGTTGCTAAGTGCCTGATCAATTGTTAGACTGCCGAATGCCTTATGAACTAAGTCGCTCACCTTACCCGGCACTTTGCTACCAATAACAACAAACGGATTCAAAGCCTTTGTCTCTGTGATATTGCTTTCTACAACATGGCTGATCATTCTGACCATATCACTCGTCTTTGTGTACTCAGCATTCTGTGGAAAGAAAATACCACCAGAACCTGAAAGCATAATCTGACAGAGAAACTCCGTCAGATTGTCAATATGAAGCATGGAGCGTGCATTGTCAATATTCGGGAACACAGGCAGCTTCTTAGCGAGTTTAGCCAGAGTTGGATAGTTACCCTTGCTGCCTCTTCCGTAAATCATAGGAGGACGGAGAACTGCGACATTGAAGTCCTCTGAAGCCAGCTTTCTGATGCCCTTATCAGCCTGCCACTTGCTGTCGCCGTAGAAGTTTGCAGGTGAAGGCACAGTGGTTGCGGTAATCCTCTTGCTCTCACCATATCCAGCCGAATCGCCATAGATTATGATAGAGCTCATAAACACAAACTGCTTCACGCCGTCCTTTTTAGCCTTTTCAGCAGTTTCAATGGCAAGATCCGTATTAACTGCATAATACTTCTGCTTTGTGGCATCATCAACATGACCAACATCCGCATGAGCAAGACCAGCGACATGGAATACAACATCATAGCCGGAGAAATCCTTTTCTCTCCATGAACCGTCAATCATGTCAACTGTGTCTATCTCAAGATTAGGATAGTGTTCTGCTGCCCACGCTTCAAAACTTGTGCCAATATAGGAATCAGCACCAGTGATGAGGATACGAAGAGGCTTGTCCTTATCAATAGAGAAAACCTTCTTGAATCCATAGTCATCAACGCCAGCATCGAAGAGAGCATGATCAGGTATTCCTGCCTTACTGATTTCTCTTGCAATTGCACCGGTGCCGCCTTCAACAATACCTTTACTATGCAATGTAGCAGAGATAGAACCAAGAAACATCTTGATATCCATAAGGAAACCCGCAAGACTTGATGATTTTAACGCTTTCGCATATACTCCATCCAGTTTCGCCTTCTCCTCAATCTCAAGCTCATCTCTACCTGAAATCTGTGCAAGTCCAGTTAGACCGGGCTTGACATCGTTTGCGCCGTACTTGTCACGCTCGGCAGTCAAGTAGTCCTGATTCCAGAGAGCAGGACGTGGACCAATCACGCTCATGTTGCCGCAGAAGATGTTCCACAGTTGTGGCAACTCGTCGATACTTGTCTTGCGAATTACCGCACCGACCTTTGTGATACCACCGTCCTTGAGCATATGAGTCGGGACATCCTTCGGAGTATTTACGGACATCGATCTAAATTTAAGTAACTGGAAATATGATTTGTCCGTGCCGACACGCTTTTGCTTGAACAGAACAGGACCCGGATCATCTTTCTTAATCGCAATTGCAGTTGCAGCATAGATAGGCGAAAGAACGACAAGACCGCCGAAAGAGAGAACAACGTCAAAGCCACGCTTGATGTACTTTTCATAAAAGGTTGGGAGGTGTTCAGATTCTCCGACAGCTTCTAGATGACCACACCTGCCGTCAGCATTCGCAGGCTCATTCTCATTTTCAACAAAAACTACCTTCTTGCCCTCCATCGGATTCTGTTCTTCCGGCTGATTGGCATAGGTAGCCTGTGGCTGCTGTTTCTTTGCAATATGTCTCATAACTAAGAATGTCGTGCCAAGTACAATACCCGTGGCTGCCGCCGCAGTTTTAAGATTCTTTTTTGTCTTCTCTTCCAACTCTGTATCCTCACTTAATCTCATATTCCTTATAATCATTCTTTTACGAACTCTTATCTTTAACCCTTATAAAAGAGATAGCTAAATCACTTTCCCGAAGCCATAGCATACCAGTTATCATCATGCACTTCAATCTGCTTAACTTCTTCCCCAGTCTCAACTTCTCCCGTCCAGCTCATATTGCTCTCGACCTTCGTGCCTGCCGGAACTGTAGAAGCCTTCATAACTGAGCTATTACAGTCGATATGGCAACAATCTTCGAGCACACAGTCATGGTTGACGACCGCACCTGCGGAGATGAAACAGCCGATACCGACATTCGCTCCCGTGTGGACAACAGCCATCGGCTCGACCACACAGCCGGTAGAAACCACTGCACTTGGCGATACATAGGCGTGTGGTGAGATAAGACTCACAACTCTGCTCTTATCAATCTTCTCAAGCATCCTTCCACGCACTTCTGCATTACCAATAGCGACGATCACATCGCTCTCGAACTTATCCACATCATCAGGCGTACCGATTGCTTTATCCGATTTTCCATCCAGGAAGTCGATTTTCTCATATCCAAGTTCCTCTGCGATTTCTTTGGCTATCATTCCGTACTGTCCTGCGCCAATGATCAATAAGTTGTCACGCATTGTGATCCCCCCCTGTCTACAAGCCACAGACCGATGAGTATGTGTGGACAACCACACGCTGGTCTGGGAAATAACGTTTATATATGCTGATGTTCCTTCAAACAAGCTCATATCAGCCTCTGTGCGGAAAGCATAATCTATCCACTCACAGCAGCTTATATCAGCCTGTTAAAACATCTCTGCTCTCCCTATGAGTTAGGAAGTGTGTAACTTCTGCTCAACTTCCACACACTCTACTATCTCATAT
This window harbors:
- a CDS encoding glycosyltransferase produces the protein MNVAIVNCFDTYEHRVDLLYDFFSKQGNKVRVYTSDFRHIEKSVRKDIKKNFLYIHARPYYKNISPSRMLSHAKFAKDVFERLEHQKVDLLWVLVPPNSLVRQAALFKKSHPTVKLIFDIIDMWPETMPIEKIKSLPVIPMWANLRDKWINCADHVVTECDLFQTKLIEFVPKSKMTTVYLAREIKPYIGNPNPPDDRISLCYLGSINNIIDIPTIGRIIQQIKHQKPVDLHIIGDGEKRDELISTAKQAGANVVYHGKIYDPEEKQAIMDRCHFGLNIMKDTVFVGLTMKSMDYFEAGLPIINNIKGDIWDIVENKRIGLNYGTDYMGGIDFSIINNGQVRRYFENNFSAIVIDKAIETVVKSLYSA
- a CDS encoding sugar transferase, which translates into the protein MEEKTKKNLKTAAAATGIVLGTTFLVMRHIAKKQQPQATYANQPEEQNPMEGKKVVFVENENEPANADGRCGHLEAVGESEHLPTFYEKYIKRGFDVVLSFGGLVVLSPIYAATAIAIKKDDPGPVLFKQKRVGTDKSYFQLLKFRSMSVNTPKDVPTHMLKDGGITKVGAVIRKTSIDELPQLWNIFCGNMSVIGPRPALWNQDYLTAERDKYGANDVKPGLTGLAQISGRDELEIEEKAKLDGVYAKALKSSSLAGFLMDIKMFLGSISATLHSKGIVEGGTGAIAREISKAGIPDHALFDAGVDDYGFKKVFSIDKDKPLRILITGADSYIGTSFEAWAAEHYPNLEIDTVDMIDGSWREKDFSGYDVVFHVAGLAHADVGHVDDATKQKYYAVNTDLAIETAEKAKKDGVKQFVFMSSIIIYGDSAGYGESKRITATTVPSPANFYGDSKWQADKGIRKLASEDFNVAVLRPPMIYGRGSKGNYPTLAKLAKKLPVFPNIDNARSMLHIDNLTEFLCQIMLSGSGGIFFPQNAEYTKTSDMVRMISHVVESNITETKALNPFVVIGSKVPGKVSDLVHKAFGSLTIDQALSNYDGIDYRVNGLKESIEKTENDFA